TAAAGAAAATCTCTTTAcactagtaagaaaaaaaattaaaaatgttttgtgacATTTAACACCATTGTTTTGTGATTAAAGAAGGGCCCTGAAGATGATAGGATGGCATCTATTGTGAAGTGGTAGAAGTTTTAGAAAAAGTTGGGCTTGATTAGTCATTGGCCTACTgtttcatttccctccctccctcccctttctttcttcttcctctctttttctctcatccttccttccttccttcccatccttccttccttccttccttccttccttccttccttccttccttccttccaagtttgaattcaggggtcATGAGATGGCTCAGGTTGCTTGAtgatactctgctacttgagcaatggcactggctttttgctggttagttagagaagTAGTTTCCTGACCGAGAGCtacttttatactttaaaaagtcTTGTTTTGCACAAAAGTCTTACTGAGTTTTAGGTTCTTTACTTTGCCTGGAGTCCATGACTCTCTGGACCACAGCTTAATCTTGTTTCCTGATTAAGCAATTTGTGGTTATCTTACTTTCTAATAAACcagaaaatggacaaaatatTATGTGTTTTACTTCATCCAGGAGCTAATTTAATTAAGAGGAATTTTTGAGCATATTTGGTCAACCATACTGACAGAAGCAAAAATCATTTACTTTCATTTTAGTCAACTTCGgtaatttccatttttttgttatgcATTTTAACatattcctcttcttttcttattgttgccaatactggagcttgaactcagggcctgagcactgtccctgagattcctttcctcaaggctcgtactctaccacttgaaccatccatcacactactcccagcttttactgagtagtttcatggactttcctgggctggctttggacctaaacaattttgaaaaaggaaaaagtggaaGCAATCAGTCTATTTAACTTCAAGACATAGTAATTCCAGTATTGAAGACTGGTGAGGGTGAAGGCCCAGGAGGAGATCCACAGAGGAGAACAGAGAACCCAGATATGCACCCACGGGAACATCTCCAATTGATCTTTCCCCACCACCTCATTTGTGTGTCCAACTGATacctgacaaaagagaaaaaccatTTGATAGAAATGgtctctttaaaacaataaatgtgGTAAAAGAGCAATTGTACATGCATCATCAAAGAAATGAATCTAGACCTAAGTCTCACAATGTATGCAACATTAACTCAACATATACCTGACTTAAAAGTGATACATAAAAGAGAAAGTCTTCAGGATCCAAGACTACACAAAAAGAATTCTTGATACCTAAAGCACATGAAAGAGAAATGGATAAATGGGACCTCatgaaaattaaaatcttttgTCCTCCAACAAACCCATTTAAGAGGAAGAAAACACTCTCTACTgtgtgggagaaaatatttgtgagTCATATATCCAAAAATTCAAAGACATTAGAAAAAGGGTTTGGAAAGATACAAAGAAACATGTCACCTCAGAAGAAATTGTGAGTAGTAAGTAAACTTATGAAAGAAGAGGCTCAACATCATTGGCCATTAGTGAATGAAAATTAGAGTTACTACTCACCTATCACAAAGactaaaacaaactaacaaaatgcTGataaatgttaggtcctctccctgagggctccatgtagatgcccccacctcattaagtctccacccagttacctgggtaacctgcagacctggaggcagttacctcccctttccctgaggtcacatcctaatccacctggccacacccattgcccctgccctagatataaggcagggctgggtgggggtcgctctctttctctcccttctctcccatctctgtctctctctctcccttctctcaggccatggatcatcttggccacaggccagcagttcggtaataaactttctttcctgcctgaataccgcatggcgttctcctttaccggctacctactttaaaaaacctaacaataaGAACTTGAAAAAACTGGGTCACTCATACATTCCTATTAATGGAATGTGAAATGGAAAGCTACGGTGGCAACTAATTTATATGATCCAACACTGGcaattctgggcatttatcccagAATAATGAAGGCTATGTTAACACAAAACCTGAACACTTTTAAATGTTTGGAGTAATTTTATTGACCTTAGCCAAAACACTggcaccaggcatggtggctgaagtctgtaatcccagctgctagagaggaagaaatcaggaggattaagtttcaaatgtaaaatagtgagatcccatctcaacaaataacctGGGTATGATGGCGCATCTAGGTGACGCAGGAGTCCTTAAGTAGgaagatcatcattcaaagccagcctgaggcaaaaaccctatctgaaaacaaactggaaaaaggggtggggtgatgctcaagtggtaaagtgaagcCATGGTGTACTTCAAACAAACTGGGATGGATTGCTTCAGAACAGAAACTTATGACTTCAGCTATATGACACTGttgaaatgaaaaaaggaaaaacagattaGGGTCGACAAAGATTGAGGAGGAGTGGAGGTAGAGCCAGTGGATATGGGTGTAAAAGAGAACAGGAGTATCACTGATAGAAAAGGCTCAGTATGGGAAgtgctgtttctttctcttgactGAAATCAGTATCTTGGTTGTGATATTGTACTATAATTTCCAAGTTATTCACTTTGGAGAAAACTGGGTGAAAAGATGTAAGATAGCTGAacctagttattacaaataaaagtttaatttaaaatactAGCATTAAATATAATTTACACATTAAGGAGAATGAGTTATTTCAGAGGCATTATTCCAAAGGGAAGTACAAGTCACTTACCTCTACCCTAGGCTTAACAGAAAGTTAATAAAACTTAGAAAATGTCTAAATTACTAAGAAAAATGTTTAGCTAcagatcatttaaaaaaagaagccctAATTTTGAACAAAAAGTATATTAATGTACTAGGGGTAGAATATGAATGATACAGGACAATAATTATTCCATTAAATTCTGGTTTATGCTTCCCCCTAAAATtagtaattaaatattaaattcatTGGATTTGGAGAGGTTAAAACATTAAGTTTGGCTCAAGAAAAATATCAGATGGGGTCAGTCACAGCAACGGCCTTAAAACACACTCAAAATGATCATAGcacctatgtaaaaaaaaaaaaaaaagaaagaaagcaaatgaatTTTCTCCACTAAAGTTTGGCTTTATGTTTCCACAATCACTACAGACAGAAAGAGCTCTGATCTGAAAGCTTTTCACCATCAACACTGCATCTTCCTTGGGTTAAATCCCCAATTTCTAAGagagatgttttctttttccttgtctgggtACAGCTTTTTCTGACATCAAACCACTGATATAAATCCCAGCAGGCACTAGAAAGTCAAACTAGGTGTCAGTAAGTCTCAGTAGAGGCAAAATAACTACACCACTAAGTTTTCCATCAACCCAAAGTTTGGGGAGTCAGCACCTACTCTCTATCAGTACTTATGGTAAACACTTAAAAATTTGTACTTTGGGTTGACCAAAGTGGGAATTAATGTCCTTTCAAGTTTATTTAAAGACTCAGTTCACTTCTAGAAGACTCCCTCTGACACAAGTCGGGGTGTTATGCATGTAAGGACAGCACAGGAAATTGGGGTTTTGCCTTCCACCACTTACAGTTTAAACAGAAATGCCCTCACTGCACAAAACCTCCACAAATCTCACTCTGAGTAGTTGTGACCAGACTCTTAAAGGGAAGTTAGAAGCAACAGTGCCTATGAAAACCTATTTAGTATGTCGGCTATTTTGTCCTATTTttgaaagcatttaaaaattaggATTTGGAGAAAAGATAATAATGTTTATGTTAACCAAATGATTACCAAAACAAAGGACTAACATCGGCATAttgatacaatattttaattAGGAGAAAAATGTATTAGCATGAGCCACTAAAAGGgctctatttattctttttttcattaaaaataattgctAAGAGATGGAATAAGGTTAAAACATTCAAAGGTATATTTTACATGGAACATAATGCACTGGTggctttttaataaaataatagatttCAAATCCCCCTTAGTTCTTTCCAGCattctgtcttcttttaaaaagcaGTAATTTTGTGAATGTCACAAGTGTCAGACCAGACTACAGCAGGACAGTCTAGATATGAATTCACCAGGAGAGTGACTCCCTTTTGGAGAATGACCATCATTCAAATTATTAGCTTCTCTTTATAAAACTATAGACTTTCTAAAAGCCTGTTATTTaagataagaaaatgaaattcagCTGCTTGATAGGTTAAATAGGGTGGTCCTTAAGGGTGAACAGTGGCCAATTGTTCAGATGCCAGGTGGTCTCAAGAGTGATGAATGAATCCCCATATTGCCTTTCTTCCCTacctcttttctttcctactcAGCATTTTCCTTAAGACATCAATGCTTTTGATgacaagttaaaaaaacaacaacccaaaaactaAAACTAACGTGTGGCCATAAGCGTAGGAGCCATATTTGTAGTTCCCAAAGCTCTGTATCCAGGCATGTAGCTGTTGGGAAAAAAGTtggctccaggggctgggaatatggcctagtggcaagagcgcttgcctcctacatgaagctcttggttcaattccccagcaccacatatatggaaaatggccagaaagggcactgtggctcaggtggcagagtgctagccttgagtgggaagaagccagggatagtgctcaggccctgagtccaaggcccaggactggccaaaaaaagttggCTCCAAATAAATGCCAAATTTACTTGAATCTTTATTGAACAACTactacagaaggaaggaaagacaggaccTCTCCTTGGAGATTCAGTTACCATCTAGAAGCAGTGCTCAATTATTTTCACAAAAGAATTCCTACCAGGAGAGAAAAATtctgtatttcttctttaatGCTTTGTCCATGACAAGGTTCAATTCCATTATTATGCGGGACTGGTAGTCATGCCAGTAACACTGTTGCTGCCTTCTACAGTATCCTCTGCAAGATTTCCTaggtttcctttattttctcgTTTTCAATAGGAGCTGACCAATTAGAGATTTTCCTGTGAGATTTGGAAGGCAGAAAGGGAGGCCATCTTTCCTCAGGGGCTGTTGTAGGCCCAAGTGAGGATAAGCAGTGGACATTAGCCTCGAGCACTTTCAGAGTCTCTTCTAAAGCCTCCTGCCTTGGTACTATTAAGAGCAGAAGACTGGTGTTGGtgtaaacttgtaatcctagctactcaggaggctgagatcttaggatcatggttaaaagtcaACCCGCGCTGACAAATTTGAAAGATCCTTTTCTCTAGTTCTCCAGttaaaagtcagaagtaaaagtgtgactcaagtggtagagcaccatccttgagtggaaaaagccaaatgtgagTGTGAGGCTATGCTAACAGCTGCATGAGACTAACAGGTCAGTATAGCAGACCAGTAAAGCAGACCTAGTTGGGCGGAGCTTCCAGGGTTTTGAAGATTTGCAAGCCTGGACTCCAGGGCTGCTCACTAAAGTGTTATGGAAGCCTTTCATTCCATATTCCTGATACtccctacattaaaaaaaaaaaaaaactttctgctTTCAATGTATTGAGCGGATTTTTGTTTTCcagattgaaaaataaaagtattaaaacATCATTAAGGAAGAAAAGTTTCTGACCAGTCTTGGTAAGTTGGTCAGAGATACAGCTTCATGGAGTCTACAGACTACAAAATCAGTGGAAGGAAAATAATCTTTGTCTAGCATCCAGGCATTCTCCAAAAAGTTTGAGTAAaccaggggaaggggaagggaaaggggagaagtgaggaaggaggtaacaagtagaacgagaaatgtactcactgcctttcatatgaatctgtaacccctctgtatcaaactttgataataaagaaaaaaaaatgttcggcagagaaaaaaaagtttgagtaAACCAATGATCTAAAAAGATGCAGGCTACATGGCCACAAAATGGGCTGTAACTTCAGTGCTCAGATTTCAAGTTCAAAAGTGTGAGAGGAACTCTGATCCATCCCCTAGAACCAGAGTCCACATGAAACAGATCTGCCCATACAACTTTTAAATCAGCTttattttggtttcaaacatACAATTTAATAGTTAATATTTCATTTGTTCCCATTTAAAGTCTCAAAGTTCACCACATGAAACACTGCCTTCAATATCAAACTGCTATAAGAACATTATAAAATTCAAATGATAACCTAAGATCATCTTTTTTTCATGCATTCAAACAATATTGATTTCAAAAGGCAAGTGAGTTAATTGGTAAACATTCATTTCCTAATGAAGAATGGTACAAAACGGTACTCAGTATAAACActaaattttaagtgaaaaagtaTAATTGTGGGAAAGCTATTTCCTTTCAGTAAGCCACATCCAAACATATGTTGTGTAACCATTATTCTACAGAACATAGGGAAAGTAAATAATGACCTAGAGATATTGACAGTATTGTTAAGATTCGTGAAAGAACAGGTTTGGATCTTTAGAATCCAACTTCGAAGCTACTTCATCATCCCTAGTAAACATCAGGCTTCACATAGACCATATGTAATCTAGGCAATCTACAGCAAATGCTGTACAGGGACAGGAGATATAGTGGGAAATCATTCATTGATTTTATTCAAATAAATTCAACAATAAAAGTTAAACAATATAAGCTACTATGAAGTAGAGGAAATATACAAACAGACATGTTAGCTTTTAAGTTATTGACAATGTTTTCTTTGCTggtcaaataaaaaaattaaacctgaGAGTCTGAATTAAAGTAACACAAAGATCAGGTTTTATGGATAAGCACTGACAGAGATACAGAACACATACACTTTCAAATTTACTAATTTCAAAAACTActtaaaatagaagaaataaattataggTGAAAGTTATGTACAGCTTGGCAGAACACTAACAGTTATTAAATCAAAAAGCATGGAAGTTATGCCAACAATGATATTTAGAAAAACTTTCAATATTAGAAAAGACCATATTTTCTCCAAAGGAACCCCACCAATAAAAGTAACAAAGTATGGGAACCATCCACTAAGCAACAGctttaaaatagtaataataaaaacatgatTGCAGGAGTCTCCTACATAATTTAAAGAATGTAGTGCAAGAGTTTTAGCCTTTCAATCCCCATACAATGGCACCGATAATCACAACTCCAATGACAAGGATAAGAATGATGATGCACACCGTTTTTCTGGATTTGCGCTGCaaatacaaaaacataaaaaaaaaaaaacatgttcacAGGTCCATTGAAATATCTTTACAGCAAATGAAAAGAATttggttcatttctttctttctcttttttttttgccagtcctgggccttggactcagggcctgagcactgtccctggcttcttcccgctcaaggctagcactctgccacttgagccgcagcaccacttctggccattttctgtatatgtggtgctggggaatcgaaccgagggcttcatgtatacgaggtaagcgctcttgccactaggccatatccccagccccaatttggtTCATTTCTATACTGACATAAACAGTAACTTACTGACATCAAATTTCTGGCTATGTTTTTTGCTTTATGAAATTCTCTAATATCAATATTAAATTGGCTAGTATGTTTCTGACCCCTCTTCTGtgggatattaaaaataaaatacatggtgACTTTAAAGGGATAACCTCCCCCCCCAACATACTTTAAGTTAAATCTATaggttatattaaaaaaattacctgatAATCTGCTGCTCTTGACAGCTGCTGATTTGCCTGTTGAACATGTACCTCTGCATTTTCGACATTAGCTTCTAtgctatctttaaaataaaacacactcacatatataaaACTGTCAAATATAAACTGAGGCTCTAGAAAGAAATTGCAATGTCATTAGAAGTTGGTGCATATGTTTATCACTCAAAACTTAACAGTAAAATATAAGGTTTACAGCTGGGTATAATTCTTGCTTAtatcactttaaaaattattatagggctgggaatatggcctagtggaaagagtgcttgcctcacatacattaagctctgggttcgattccccagcaccatatatatggaaaatggccagaagtggcgctgtggctcaagtggcagagagctatccttgagcaaaaaaaagccagggacagtgctcaggccctgagtccaagccccaggactggccaaaacaaaacaaaacaaaaaaacccaataaaattAGTAAGGtcgtgaatacatttctttgaactgtataacctcctccctcatttttcccattccccccccccacatctgtCCACTATATTTCAAGATGGTAAAAATAATATGGATCTTGATAAGTTCTGACATTTAGACTTTCACTGAGAACTAACATTTAAACTTTGTAAGTCACAAGTtataaagctcatttccaacacagtgactactgagtatcactgttgcactggttcaccctttatcccactgtttctgtgatttcccttcccttccccaaatctgaTAAATTTATGTATaagataaagggtacagaaatcaaaaacagtgacaacaaggaaataaacaaaaagggatggggaaagaaataactgcaaacagtacactagaAAAACTTCTCAtggccatttcttggagttcattttgataagcatcattttatatggtctcacatagctattgagccattgtgatcctccgCTAAGAGTATCTTAGCCATCTTAGTTATTACACTTCTCAAGGATGCAAATTATACATTAGCATGAGGGAGAACATTGGTCTTCTCTAACACAATGCAACTTCAGGCCCACCAGAAACTCTCAAAAAGTACTGTATCTGTGATTACAGTGCCAGCACAAGTCTAACTCTACAGCTTCTTCTTATCAATACTACTATGCAAAATAGAGAAGATCAACCCTTTCCTTTCCACTACCAAAGATTTTTATCACCACCAGGGAAAAATCTGTCTACCACATTTCAAGATGGTAAAAATAATATGGATCTTGATCGGTTCTGACATTTAGACCTTCACTGAAGAACTAACATTTAAACTTAAATTTCTAGCCTTAGAAAAATCTGTTCatctacaaaaaaacaaaacaaaacaaaacaaaacaacaacaaaaagaacctaTTAAAGTGATGAGGCAAATAGCTATCTATTCACAAGACAAGATAGCATGTGAAAACACAAATACAAGTTTCCCTCAAAGTCCTCAATGGGATGAGAATTAAACTAGGGTGAGGGGGAAACCCAAGGTCCTGACATGAACTGGAGTGGCGATATTTGCTAATGTCTGAGCCAGCAATAGGCTTTGATTAAAGTGGGGGCTCCGAAATACCTAAGTTGCTCAATTAACAAGTAGGGTCCCAATCCGGTTTTAGAAACTGCCTAGGACGATGAGGCTGGTTGTAAACACTATGCTTTCAATTCCAGAGCATCCAATACAgcgtttaaaaaaaattcaagcattACTGTTGTTTAAATAAGCTGCTGCATATATAACTTCGTCCCACCTTATACAATATAAAACCATAGGACTCACCAATCACATCTCCTTGTTCATGAATCATCATTCCTAAGTCTTTAAATATTTCGTTAATGTCCATAATATCAGCCTAAGAAAAAAGGCACATATTTATTAACAGAAATTCAGTCTCCataatacagaaagagaaatttaaaaaggcacagaacaacaaccaaaagaatcTCCCACTCACATTTAGAGTCCTAatacaaaatttagaaataaCAGGAAAATATATCACTGTAAAGAATCCTAAGTAAAGATTCTTTCAACAACAAACACTCTCAAAAACAAACTTGTGACATTTAAAATACCGAGGTAGGATGGAAACCAAATATCTATAACAGAGAAAGGCCATGATTACTCAATTCATTTTATGCAATCTGACAGTTATGTTATTAGAAGCAATATCTGCTTAGAAAagtacattcatttttttaaaaaaatcagatactCTAAAAAtagttctcagaggaaaatttatactcCTAAAGGCCTAcattgaaagagaaataaatcagTAACTTTAAACATTAAAGAACTAGAGGAAAATTAATATGATAAGGTAATTTACTTAATCCAGTTGTTACAAGAGCTTAAAATACAGTAGGCACTTACTAAATATGTTAAGTCATTCACACCACTAGGACATTCTTATGGAACATTTTTCATTCTCATGGAACATATGTAAGAATGTATATATTTGGTAATTTAATAATAAGGTACTAGCTACAATTTTAAGTCCTACATCAATATATTTGTACAATGGATTAATAAAGTTATAAACTTCACTACTAGATAAGTAACAAATAGATCTGACTTCATAATGTTGTAAGTTTCATTCAATAAATAACTGTTATTTTGTTCAACTAAAGAGCaaagtttaaatgttttattatatcAGCAGTGAAGTTTATATATTCACATGGTCTttattttcctcatctataaaataattaGGTTAACTAATTCACAAAGCTTTTATGTGAACTAACTGAAGTAATTAATATAAAGAATGAACCACATCATGCCTGCCTTATAGAAGATTCTCAAAAGATTACAGCTATTGTTATTGATTAGTAGTCCATCCACCTTCTAGGAACTAGAAGGATTCCACAGGAAGTGAGACTTAATAAATCCTTAGGCCTCTCTGATATGGAAAATgtatcaaagaaataaaatgttgtaAAGTCATTTAAAGAGACTTAATTATGTAGGAATTATGTGCCATGGGATGTCATTCAACTTCCCCCAACAGACCAGAATCTTTAGACTGGTCCTAAGGTGACCTATAGATGACAACAGAATGAAAAAACACGGTAGGGTGATGTATGCACCCCCATCCTAGAATcaatactattattatttaattattccaATTTGTGCACTAGAGATGCTACAGAATGaaatgttagttttctttctcCATCCCTTTCCCAGCATTATGTATGCACTGCAAGTGTAGACTCACTAAGAGCAGAGCAGCAGCCCGAGTCTACAAGGGAGACTTACTTCAAGTTGCCTAATAGAAGACTCTCTCTCATGGATAAGGCGCAGGTCATCTTCTGTGATTTCTTCATCCTGTACCTGCACCTGAGGTTGTGCTGGGctaataaaaaatatgaaaaaaaggcTTATTTCCTATTCAGGACATAGTCATTAACTAGATATTTTGATCTTCAAATGAATACAATGAATATATTGCCAAAGTTTATTCAGTTTTCATTCTCCTCATTGTTTTATCATATATGGGTTTAGACTTACTTAAACTTAATTGAAGAGAATAATCGATATGAAAAATTATTTCAGTACATATTTATTTAGATaacttttctattttataaaatctatattttattttaaaaaacaaggtTTTTACATAGTCATTTACAAGAATTTCCAGAATATTTATGATGCAATATATGGAATGCTTTAATTCTACTCTAGGGACTATACTGGTAAAATCTGAAAgttatctttgttttttgtttttgtttttttggccagtcctggggcttggactcagggcctgcactgtccctggcttctttttgctcaatgaaaGTTATCTTTgatctttaaaatgttttgcaTTTCTTACCTTTCCCAAGATACAAGATTCTTTTCTTTCGAACTGTCTTCATGAAAACCACCCTGAATAGTTTAGTGACAAGAAGGATTGAGAAGAGGCAAATAAAACAGGAACAGTAAGAAGTAAATACTTATATCTTCCCTTAAAAACACCtaaacacatatgtatgtatatatatgtatatatatacagacacataaaacatgtgtgtgcatgtgtgacagaatgtgtatatacatatatgttcctGTTCTAATTTTCTaggttaacttttaaaaaaaattattgtcaaggtgatgtatcaagggggctacagttacatatgtaaggtagtgagtgcatttcttgtcaaacttgttgcctccttccttatttttctaacACCTTCATtcttccccaaccccccccccagctgtacagttggttgatGACAATATGTACTGttgtattgtcttgtaagtattactgttgcattgatttgtcctTTATTAACTGTTTCAAGTAATTAGATGCTAAGGTGACAATGAAAGAATTCATTAAATGTTGAAAAGGCAAATAGTATTATTTGGATAAAATAGAATAGCTGTAAAATCTAAATAGGAAAGAATAAGGAACATTTATGATAGTCTCTGAGGGAATCTAAAATTAGATTAACTTAAAGTTCCACTTTAAattctcctttcttttattttatcaaGGCTCATGGTCATTCTCAATATTCCCACAATCTATTTATTTGGTTCATCTTCACTTTCATATAATGGGAGTGGGCTCTCTGCCCTAGCATGCACACATATAGAAAGCCTTAGCACCAAGTCTGTATGAGAAGATGATCATGTTTGACTTCTACTCTTTCTTGAGAATGTAAGTTTCTATGTTTTTATATTATCTGTGATCTGTTCTAGACAGGGACCAGATAACTACACTAATACATAGCCatcatactttttaaaagtttgaggagacaaaggacaaagggcgaaccaatgcaacagtgatactcacaagacaatatgttggaaattaactttacaa
The nucleotide sequence above comes from Perognathus longimembris pacificus isolate PPM17 chromosome 9, ASM2315922v1, whole genome shotgun sequence. Encoded proteins:
- the Stx7 gene encoding syntaxin-7 — its product is MSKSAMSYTPGIGGDPAQLAQRISSNIQKITQCSVEIQRTLNQLGTPQDSPELRQQLQQKQQYTNQLAKETDKYIKEFGSLPTTPSEQRQRKIQKDRLVAEFTTSLTNFQKVQRQAAEREKEFVARVRASSRVSGGFHEDSSKEKNLVSWESPAQPQVQVQDEEITEDDLRLIHERESSIRQLEADIMDINEIFKDLGMMIHEQGDVIDSIEANVENAEVHVQQANQQLSRAADYQRKSRKTVCIIILILVIGVVIIGAIVWGLKG